The sequence ATTTGGGATGCTTAATATTTCCTCTATCGTGTTTTAGTTCTTTATCTTTATATTTGTTGCTCTTCTTGTTTTTCATTTGCTTATCTTCCTTCGGGATTTATGTAACTTGATCATTAGTCTCttcatttcatcaatgaaaagtcttgtttacttttaaaaaaaaggaaaaaaaaaaaaaaagaaagaagaagaagttggaCTCTCCTTGTAAATTTTGTAAAGCCTCATTTGTTGGTTGGGTtcttatgcttttttttttttttcttcctaggAATTAATGATACGAAACTTTTCATTaaggaaatgaaaagagactagtGCTTTGAGATACAAAAGGATACTACAAAAACATAGCGTAAACAACTAACCACAAGGGACTAGGACAAAAACCTAAGACTCaagtaataaaataaagcatAACAGAATGATTATGAGGATAATTGGGTTCTTATGTTTGTGGATATATTTTTCAGTAAATGTtagtctttaattcttaatggTGTCCTTTAGCTGTAATAATTATGAAGATAATTGTACAGTGGACCCAAGATGAATATGGCCAACATTTTAcatcttttttaataaaaaaaaatgttttacttGTGTCATCATCCGTGGATATTACCAAAACAACCTTATCATGCACGCATGTTGGGCTCTTACTACTGTGGAGCAAAGAGCAGCAAGAGAAAATAGAGAGTGAGGAGCAAAAAATTCAACTCAAAGGAATGAGAGAATCGAGAGTAGCCAGGGTGAGAGAGtgagagaaaatagagagagtGAGAAGCATAAAATTCTGAACCCAAAGGAATGGGAAAAGAGAGAGGAGTGAAAGGgagagaaaatagagagagagatGGGCTAAAAAAACCTAAACTCAAAGGAGCTAAGAGGGTGAGAGTGAGATCCTAATCTGCATGCAAAATAATCCGTTTTGGTAATTCTATTTGATATGACGTAAGGCCCtggtaaaaaaaaacttgagttttACAAGGTAGGACATACTTCATTTTGGGTCCAAATTTTGGGCCATCCTTACGACTCTCCCATCCCAAACATTTATTGTTGTAGTTGGTCTTCCCCTATATTATACATACATTTAATTTGCCTtgcttaaaattgaattattgatGATGTTTGGTCCTTTGTGAGATTCtatgtttcttttttatgtttctttttggACTTTGGTTTCGAAGACTTTTGTAATTATCTTATAGGTAGTATCTTACTTAGTTGGAAATCCTTCCTTTAGAGGGTTTTAGGTGGGCTTCATTTTTGGTATGCCTTGTATTCTTTCGTTTTTTTTCCCAATGAAAGCCATTGTTTCTATAAAATATTGAATCATTGTTaagaatttcaattttgtacaAGAAACCAAACTTTACTTGAAAGGAAACTTTGTTAAGAAATTCTACTATTATCAATTGGGGAGCTGTTTTAACTCTGTGGCAGTTGTTGGGGTTTATTTCCCCTTGGAATTTCAGTGGTTCAATAAACAACACTTTGTTTCTTATGAATAGAAACTAAAAATGAGAATGATGTAAAACCAGTCCTAAAAGGCTCATTTAGTGTTATGCCGacttctaaaatcaatttatacaAATATTTAATGTCTACTTTCAGGGAGTTTTTGGTTGATCTAATGGCAGCTCCTGGAACACTTCTACCGGCAGACATATTTAATGCAAAGGACACTACTAACTTTAAGCCTTACAACCCTAAAGTAAGCAAAATTCCTTCTCTTCACCACTCCAAAGATGGAATTTCTTCTGCAAAACCATCATCAGCACTTGAGGAAGGCAGCAGTAAAAACTTTGAAGCAGAGGCCATCTCACTGGTGGATGGGAAACTGAGCTATGGAAGGGCAGAGTCTGTGCCGTCAAGCTCAGGTGTGTAGATGACATTTACATTATTTCTGTACCTGCTAGAATAACTTCAGATTAATAGGAAAATCTTTCCTTGTTAGGAACTGGGACTTCCCGATACAAAGGGGCCCATCTTGGCGATGGCAATGTTAGATTGAATGTCAATGTAGTTCCATTTGGTCAAAGCTCCGAGGATTCCAAAAATCTTTTCGCAGACCTTAATCCCTTCCAAATAAAAGGAACTGGAAAAAGTTTCATTCCTAACAAACTCTCAGATAATAAAATTGAGGAGCTCCAGAAACCTACTATTGGGCATCCTGCTGTACCGTTATGGAAAAATCGGGTTGCTTTCAATGCAGTTCCCAATAAAAATGAGTATGATTATATGGAGGGCCGTTTTCCAAGAATTAGCCGTGGACCTAATGATCATAATCTGGCATTGTCTTCTTCCAACTCTACTGTCTCTGAAAATGTCAATCCTGGTGGTTCAGGAACACCTACCGACTTGAGTACATTGACCAGAAGTGCTGAAGTTGGAAGTTCTTCATCTAAAATGAACTCACGGCCAGCATCTGCAATGATTGAGCCTAATATTTTGCCTTTGATTGACGAACAAAACAGAAATTCCAATGGAGAACATTCGGGAAATGCAGAAATGGAGGATGAAAAGGTAGATGCTGTTGATGGGCGCGAAAATTTAATCAGATTTGATAACCGTAGAAAGTTCACATACGACAGATCTGTGGGGACCAATTTGATATTGAAGGATCCGGGAAGTCCCAGCCTGTTGGTCAATCCAAGTACGAATAGGTTTGAGCAAGTTTATGATGATGTGGATGTAGGTCAATGTGAAATCCAATGGGAGGACCTCATTATTGGTGAAAGGATTGGACTAGGTACGCTATGGCTGATAAGAATCTTTCTATCGATCTCACACACATTATATGGGCAGAGGttggaaataaaatatttattgctTCACTGATCACTCCATGGTTAAACTTATTTCCAAATTGCTCTCTCCTGTAATGATTAAATCTTTGAAATAGTTTACCTTTGGTTCCCTGGGGGgtcttcatttttccttcttttaatTTCACGTTTTCTATATATAGGTTCATATGGAGAAGTCTACCATGCTGATTGGAATGGAACAGTGAGCTATATTATCTCTATTTctatgttatttcattctgtaGCCAGTCTTCCAATATTAAACTTGGCACATtcattttttgatttctttagcTTCAATAACTTGTCTGATTCATGTTGATTCTGGTAACTCTCTAGTCAGGGTTATGATAAAATGCCTGAATTATTATGTTGAAATTATTAAACTATCACTAAACCCCGATCATATCCAATCATTTAATTACCATTAAATCTAAAAGCTTGAAATAATTGCCTAGGCTGTCTTAACACCCACTTATGGgcttaaatattaatttgtgCTAAATCTGAATATCAATTAAGGAAGAAATGACAATGTTAAAGTTTGAATGCAAGAACTCTAGCTTTGATCAGTTGTTACCGTGTTCCaattatttagaaaatttaattttaagctGTTAACTATATGAGCAACAGTACCTAACATTTGGATGTTATTGACGGATTTGCAGGAGGTCGCTGTGAAGAAATTCTTAGACCAGGATTTTTCTGGCGCTGCTTTAGCTGAGTTCAAAAGAGAAGTAAGTGGAGCCGTTACTTCCATGACAACTATAGACTTCTCAGTGCATAACTTGATGGAAAAAGAGTATATGTTTAATAGTTTCTCTTATATAAAAGTAAAACCTatcaaaataatgaaactttTTCAATCGTATTCACATCTCGAGTATTTGCCTCAATAATGATTTGTATacttttactcttttttttattaacatatGATACTCCTATAACAATTGGTACATATTAAATATACagaaaaaactaaatattaatggAGTTTATAAATcagaaataataataagagaGGTCCAAATGAATACAAGTTCAACACTTGTCAGGCACAATGTCAAATACTAGTTAATCACAATAAGCACGTGTTCAACACTTGAGAACATTTTGAGGGTGCAATACATAAAAATGTTTAACTGTAGTTTTTGGGAGACATTTCAAATGTCTCTCTCTAAATCTCCaaaatacaatatgtaataCTAGGGGCGTTCAAACTGGATTGAAAACCGATCTGACCGATTGAAACTAACTAAACCAATATCAGTCGGTTGACTTTATGCTTGGATTAGTCATAGTCGATTTTTTCTTCTAGAAAAACCCTATGTAATACAATTggaaataaagaaaaggaaaatttgctaaaaaaaaacccaaagaaaATAACTAATAAACGCATGATAGGATACATTATTATAGTATCTAATCTATGAacgtaaataaaaataaaatacttttaacAAATCAAATAAATCTGTTAGTTGATATagttaaatttaccttcacccatgaacttaaacttttgggtcaattggtgatttaagatggtatcagaTTAAGTTGGTTCAAGAGGTCCTGGGTTCAATCATGATGTAGCTTAAAGGAGATACAAGGAGaattctctccaagaatcaagattgttgatcttttattagaatgaataatatatttcatacaAGAGGGGAaggttcctatttatagagttttactACAAGTgggggtaaaaagggaattaaCTTAGAATATTACCTAATTACCCAATTGACCCATATTCTTCTTACATCATTCTACCTCCAAAAAGAAACTCGCctttgagttttaaaaagaaaaaaattatgaagcaaacaaggaataaaataaacttgCTCAACGGAGTATGACTAAACCAACCTCctacattttgaacaaaaatattatgatcAAAGGTATAAATTCGAgacaaaaaatctaatattattACCAAAAGATGAACTTCTCCATTGGGTATAAACCCAAAAAAGATGTTTCCTTCAAGCTCATTCAAAACCGTATTCAAAGGACCAATCACTAAAAGACCACCTTCTAAGGAAAATCATTCAAGATTAACGTCTTCTTTATCATTCGCTTCAAGTTTTTTGACAGTGTGGTGATCCATTTCCATCGCAATCAGCGTGTCCCTTTCTTGTTAGATTTTTGCTTGGTGTTTgatacttctttttcatcttcttcgttggatttttcttcttcattcgaAACTGTTTCCATATCAACATCTTCaaattcttgtttttcttcaatttaatcttcaaaattttctatttgaaaattttccaaccGTGATTCTTTTGTTATTTCTTCGGTATACGAAATCAATCCGTTCTTGAACTCTTGCAAATGAATTGATAGTTGATCAATATGTTGAGTCATTTTCTCCAATGAACGTTggatttcttttgttattttctttatttcctccaatGCTACAGGATCTAAGTAATCATTTTGTTGGATTCTTGAATATGTTTTAATCTCATGATGGGTATAGGACTCATCCATTGATTC comes from Benincasa hispida cultivar B227 chromosome 2, ASM972705v1, whole genome shotgun sequence and encodes:
- the LOC120070850 gene encoding serine/threonine-protein kinase EDR1 isoform X2: MKHIFKKFHIGSNHEPNRSSENPSPVAASSSPCVSDNRPATAPGQTSGNSPSSPSSSPSLATTPPGGGSVTPVSVPPNRADYFSSEEEFQVQLALAISASNSDFRDDPEKDQIRAATLLSLGNHRIDSTARDQGDAAEVLSRQYWEYNLLDYEEKVVNGFYDVLSTDSAVQGKIPSLSDIEASFGSSGFEVVMVNMTVDPALEELVQIAQCIADCPGTEVRVLVQRLAELVMGHMGGPVKDAHFMLARWMERSTELRTSLQTSVLPIGSINIGLSRHRALLFKVLADSIKMPCRLVKGSHYTGVEEDAVNIIKLEDEREFLVDLMAAPGTLLPADIFNAKDTTNFKPYNPKVSKIPSLHHSKDGISSAKPSSALEEGSSKNFEAEAISLVDGKLSYGRAESVPSSSGTGTSRYKGAHLGDGNVRLNVNVVPFGQSSEDSKNLFADLNPFQIKGTGKSFIPNKLSDNKIEELQKPTIGHPAVPLWKNRVAFNAVPNKNEYDYMEGRFPRISRGPNDHNLALSSSNSTVSENVNPGGSGTPTDLSTLTRSAEVGSSSSKMNSRPASAMIEPNILPLIDEQNRNSNGEHSGNAEMEDEKVDAVDGRENLIRFDNRRKFTYDRSVGTNLILKDPGSPSLLVNPSTNRFEQVYDDVDVGQCEIQWEDLIIGERIGLGSYGEVYHADWNGTEVAVKKFLDQDFSGAALAEFKREVLIMRQLRHPNIVLFMGAVTRPPNLSIVTEFLPSFLDAIELQRKLVPDHSPPTLSN